One genomic segment of Streptomyces sp. RKND-216 includes these proteins:
- a CDS encoding cytochrome P450: MPETGACVPDDLNPLRPDFWRLPGPQRQAAFARLRARDQPVLVEEGERGRTFALVRHCDVTEASRRPEVFRSAPGATTPPPARWVQALFGASMVNLDGPEHARLRGVVARAFTPRILARAEDDIRRTADRVVDGIAGAAGGDGTGDFVAAVAAPMPFHVLCRMMGIPEAERERIQVLIDRASEHVGLDRTLAQRLRTPGRGLRALAGMHRIVARVGRERRERPGDDLISRLVAPDRDGQSLSSRELGAFFSLLLVAGVETTRNALAHGLHLLTVHPGQREVLLSGLDAHLDTAVEEIVRHSTPIHQFRRTVAGEYGGGPGGYRPGDRVVLCYGSANRDERVFADPEAFDVTRSPNPHLGFGGGGPHYCLGAHLARQEIRAVLHALFTRYPDVHTTAPPSVPPTSFDHRVARLPFRLSVPRGTMRV, from the coding sequence TTGCCCGAGACCGGCGCCTGCGTGCCCGACGACCTCAATCCCCTCCGGCCGGACTTCTGGCGACTGCCGGGGCCGCAGCGGCAGGCAGCGTTCGCGCGCCTGCGCGCGAGGGATCAGCCCGTGCTGGTGGAGGAGGGCGAGCGCGGCCGGACGTTCGCTCTTGTGCGCCACTGCGATGTGACGGAGGCGAGCAGGAGGCCGGAGGTGTTCCGCAGCGCACCAGGGGCGACGACTCCCCCGCCGGCACGCTGGGTGCAGGCGCTCTTCGGGGCGTCCATGGTGAACCTGGACGGCCCGGAGCACGCCCGGTTGCGCGGCGTCGTGGCACGGGCGTTCACCCCCCGCATCCTGGCGCGCGCCGAGGACGACATCCGGCGCACCGCGGACCGTGTGGTCGACGGGATCGCGGGCGCCGCGGGCGGGGACGGCACCGGGGACTTCGTGGCGGCCGTGGCGGCGCCGATGCCATTCCACGTGTTGTGCCGGATGATGGGCATCCCGGAGGCTGAGCGGGAGCGCATCCAGGTGCTGATCGACCGTGCGTCCGAGCACGTCGGCCTGGACCGCACCCTGGCGCAGCGGCTGCGGACGCCCGGTCGGGGACTGCGGGCGCTGGCGGGGATGCACCGCATCGTCGCGCGGGTCGGGCGGGAGCGGCGGGAGCGCCCCGGTGACGACCTGATCTCCCGGCTGGTGGCGCCGGACCGGGACGGCCAGAGCCTCTCGTCACGTGAGCTGGGCGCGTTCTTCTCGCTGCTGCTGGTGGCGGGTGTGGAGACGACGCGCAACGCGCTGGCGCACGGCCTGCACCTGCTGACTGTCCATCCCGGCCAGCGGGAGGTGCTGCTCTCCGGCCTCGACGCCCACCTGGACACGGCGGTGGAGGAGATCGTCCGGCACAGCACGCCCATCCACCAGTTCCGGCGCACCGTCGCCGGGGAGTACGGCGGGGGTCCGGGCGGCTACCGGCCCGGCGACCGGGTGGTCCTCTGCTACGGCTCCGCCAACCGGGACGAGCGCGTGTTCGCAGATCCGGAGGCGTTCGACGTCACGCGCAGCCCGAATCCGCATCTGGGCTTCGGCGGGGGCGGGCCGCACTACTGCCTGGGCGCGCATCTGGCGCGGCAGGAGATCCGGGCGGTGCTGCACGCCCTGTTCACGCGGTATCCGGACGTGCACACCACGGCGCCGCCGTCCGTGCCGCCGACGAGCTTCGACCACCGCGTCGCCCGTCTGCCGTTCCGCCTGTCGGTGCCGCGAGGGACGATGAGGGTATGA
- a CDS encoding GNAT family N-acetyltransferase gives MASTIVSERLTLRPWRLDDVEAAFAIYGRPDVARWLSPAMDTVSDRDAMRLVLQQWIAEDHRGSPPTGRWAVELTAERRVVGGVILLYLPPGGEDLEIGWQLEPGSWGRGYAAEAGHATAHWALQQAGVDELFAVVRPANARAAATAERIGMEWVGETDKYYDLRLQVYRLRTGDLDRPLPGRTYGADRHSR, from the coding sequence ATGGCGAGCACGATCGTGTCGGAACGGTTGACGCTGCGCCCGTGGAGGCTGGACGACGTGGAGGCCGCCTTCGCGATCTACGGGCGACCGGACGTGGCACGGTGGCTGAGTCCGGCGATGGACACGGTCAGCGACCGGGACGCGATGCGGCTGGTGCTGCAGCAGTGGATCGCTGAGGATCACAGGGGGTCACCGCCCACCGGGCGCTGGGCGGTGGAGCTGACGGCGGAGCGGCGGGTGGTCGGCGGCGTGATCCTGCTGTACCTGCCACCCGGCGGCGAGGACCTCGAGATCGGATGGCAGCTCGAGCCGGGCTCCTGGGGGCGGGGGTACGCAGCGGAGGCGGGGCACGCCACGGCCCACTGGGCGCTGCAGCAGGCGGGGGTCGACGAGCTTTTCGCCGTGGTGCGTCCGGCGAACGCGCGGGCGGCGGCCACCGCGGAGCGCATAGGCATGGAATGGGTGGGCGAGACCGACAAGTACTACGACCTCCGGCTCCAGGTGTACCGGCTGCGGACGGGCGACCTGGACCGTCCGCTGCCCGGCCGCACCTACGGAGCGGACCGGCACTCCCGGTAG
- a CDS encoding oxygenase MpaB family protein, producing MSAAPGLEVLRARLRRAIFARVAGPDGPAVRARIHDTPGPRWFAEGSPIRLVHGDASMFVGGLRALLLQSLHPLAMAAVAGHSGFRGDPWGRLQRTSAFLAVTTFGTAGDASQAVEAVRAVHGRVRGRTAEGRCYAASDPRLLAWVHAAEVDSFLCAFRRFGARRLSDAECDGYIADTARVAAALGVRDPPRSRSELCAVLDGFAPELRATAPALDAARFLLRHPPLPLAARPPYGLLAASAVALLPPWARRELRLPGVPAVERALVLPAGAAVTRGIRWAMAPPAS from the coding sequence ATATCCGCCGCACCCGGCCTCGAGGTGCTCCGCGCACGACTGCGCAGGGCGATCTTCGCGCGCGTGGCCGGACCGGACGGGCCCGCCGTGCGTGCCCGCATTCATGACACTCCGGGACCGCGCTGGTTTGCCGAGGGGAGTCCGATCCGCCTTGTGCACGGTGACGCGTCGATGTTCGTGGGTGGATTGCGCGCGTTGCTGCTTCAGTCGTTGCACCCCCTGGCCATGGCGGCGGTTGCGGGGCACTCGGGATTTCGAGGCGACCCCTGGGGGCGTCTGCAGCGGACCAGTGCTTTCCTTGCTGTCACGACCTTCGGTACCGCCGGTGATGCGAGCCAGGCGGTCGAGGCAGTCCGGGCCGTGCACGGGCGTGTGCGGGGCAGGACTGCCGAGGGCCGGTGCTATGCGGCTTCCGATCCTCGTCTGCTGGCCTGGGTACATGCCGCCGAGGTCGACAGTTTCCTCTGTGCATTCCGTCGTTTCGGTGCTCGTCGTCTCAGTGATGCCGAGTGTGACGGGTACATCGCGGACACCGCCCGTGTCGCTGCTGCGCTGGGTGTCCGGGATCCTCCTCGCAGCCGGTCCGAGCTCTGTGCCGTGCTGGACGGATTCGCGCCCGAACTGCGTGCTACGGCCCCTGCGTTGGACGCGGCGCGTTTCCTGCTCCGGCACCCGCCACTGCCTTTGGCTGCACGGCCTCCGTACGGCCTTCTGGCCGCGAGTGCTGTCGCGCTGCTCCCGCCGTGGGCGCGCCGGGAGCTGCGCCTTCCGGGTGTGCCCGCGGTGGAGAGGGCCTTGGTGCTCCCGGCGGGCGCGGCGGTGACGCGTGGCATTCGCTGGGCCATGGCGCCTCCCGCCTCCTGA
- a CDS encoding transcriptional regulator, whose amino-acid sequence MAGRWMNLGQYNAHGMRGADALGAGIENMVTGIHSPADTDRGISARLRYLTHSEAGYAAMERAGIHVTPRTLFAWLAEERSPSQANRARLDAAYWDLRRHNVAADLKRRLTSRGGTRIEIDPVDQTGVDRRHRRNLSVRRLTVRPHHWNTAVDAWLADDDEALDTVWDEIITNLGSDYDSYTHISSLGWNT is encoded by the coding sequence ATGGCCGGCCGCTGGATGAACCTCGGCCAGTACAACGCCCACGGGATGCGCGGCGCCGACGCCCTGGGCGCCGGCATCGAGAACATGGTCACCGGCATCCACTCACCCGCCGACACCGACCGCGGCATCTCCGCACGGCTGCGCTACCTCACCCACTCCGAAGCCGGCTACGCCGCGATGGAACGCGCCGGGATCCACGTCACACCCCGCACCCTGTTCGCGTGGCTGGCGGAGGAGCGCTCCCCCAGCCAGGCGAACCGGGCGCGGCTGGATGCCGCGTACTGGGACCTGCGACGCCACAACGTCGCCGCCGACCTCAAACGCCGCCTCACCTCCCGGGGCGGCACCCGCATCGAGATCGACCCCGTCGACCAGACCGGCGTGGACCGCCGCCACCGCCGCAACCTTTCGGTGCGGCGGCTGACCGTACGGCCCCACCACTGGAACACCGCAGTCGACGCCTGGCTCGCCGATGACGACGAAGCCCTCGACACCGTATGGGACGAAATCATCACCAACCTCGGCAGCGACTACGACTCCTACACCCACATCTCCTCCCTCGGATGGAACACCTGA
- a CDS encoding helix-turn-helix domain-containing protein, whose translation MSSGLEGDGVAALLAEVQLAAAFEDPGERVRLRKAAGLSLDQVARAVGVGRQTVANWEAGGMPASTSRGKYLRLLEGLAQIHPATAAQAEPSVQQSDVGVQSAGRGAGPGSDGREAVPVESPAARQARAGHARQQARRRASSAEQVRVELRETITAAVDQELVKAGGDADAATAALVKRAIPDVMGLFARTRAQARYEYTAYPALPDILRKPSKSDPDLIWEARPSWRHPGYRRHPDGEVVVTALDVNAAYLSALKTHLPIGKLTHSPGGEHDRKRAGVHLITPGMWEHPHLPSPMGDREEEGPVWVTEPTLRLLLRLAGPKHRLVEAPVIHESWTSSATETFLDSLRQLLAAARADALADGDDVTATYIKAMYSKFVSTLGESSHNREIVRPDWMHLIRSQAFANLWSRAHKAHQAGLTVISALGTDELHLAGGDWRQTWAEGRGLGEMKVKTDRDGHPVTYTATTAAGER comes from the coding sequence ATGAGCAGTGGACTCGAAGGGGACGGCGTCGCGGCGCTGCTGGCGGAGGTGCAGCTGGCGGCGGCGTTCGAGGACCCGGGCGAGCGGGTGCGGTTGCGGAAGGCGGCCGGACTGTCACTGGACCAGGTCGCGCGGGCCGTGGGCGTGGGCCGGCAGACGGTCGCGAACTGGGAAGCCGGCGGCATGCCCGCCTCCACCTCGCGGGGGAAGTACCTGCGGCTCCTGGAGGGTCTGGCCCAGATCCACCCCGCCACCGCCGCGCAGGCTGAGCCTTCGGTTCAGCAGTCCGACGTTGGGGTGCAGTCCGCAGGGCGGGGTGCCGGGCCCGGATCGGACGGTCGGGAAGCGGTGCCGGTGGAGAGTCCGGCGGCGCGTCAGGCTCGGGCCGGGCACGCCCGACAACAGGCGCGGCGCCGGGCCAGTTCGGCGGAGCAGGTGCGCGTCGAGTTGCGGGAGACGATCACTGCGGCCGTGGACCAGGAACTCGTGAAGGCGGGCGGGGACGCGGACGCCGCCACCGCCGCGCTGGTGAAGCGGGCGATCCCGGATGTGATGGGGCTGTTCGCGCGCACCCGGGCGCAGGCGCGGTACGAGTACACCGCCTACCCCGCCCTGCCGGACATCCTGCGCAAGCCTTCGAAGAGTGACCCGGACCTGATCTGGGAAGCGCGTCCGTCCTGGCGCCACCCAGGCTACCGCCGTCACCCCGACGGTGAGGTGGTGGTGACTGCGCTGGACGTCAATGCGGCCTACCTGTCCGCGCTGAAGACGCACCTGCCGATCGGGAAACTCACCCACAGCCCGGGTGGGGAGCACGACCGCAAGCGCGCCGGAGTCCACCTGATCACCCCCGGGATGTGGGAGCACCCGCACCTCCCCTCACCCATGGGCGACCGCGAAGAGGAAGGGCCGGTCTGGGTCACCGAGCCGACGCTGCGGCTGCTGCTGCGCCTGGCCGGGCCGAAGCACCGCCTGGTCGAGGCGCCGGTCATCCACGAGTCCTGGACCTCCAGCGCGACGGAGACCTTCCTCGACAGCCTCCGGCAGCTCCTCGCCGCCGCACGAGCCGACGCCCTCGCCGACGGCGACGACGTCACCGCCACCTACATCAAGGCCATGTACTCCAAGTTCGTCTCCACCCTGGGCGAGTCCTCCCACAACCGGGAGATCGTCCGCCCGGACTGGATGCACCTCATCCGCTCCCAGGCGTTCGCCAACCTGTGGTCCCGCGCCCACAAGGCCCACCAGGCCGGACTCACCGTCATCAGCGCACTGGGCACCGACGAACTCCACCTCGCCGGCGGGGACTGGCGGCAGACGTGGGCCGAGGGCCGTGGCCTGGGTGAGATGAAGGTCAAGACCGACCGTGACGGCCACCCGGTCACCTACACCGCCACCACTGCTGCCGGGGAGCGTTGA
- a CDS encoding metalloregulator ArsR/SmtB family transcription factor — MNDERGRVVLDRSSAEAYASWFRCLADPTRLQLLHLLATERTPVTIGKLVAALGVGQSTVSTHVRRLAELEFVFVERAGTSTLVRVNPDCLAEFPTAAEVVMGRAPVRPGVSAPVLAPWQAGEDGE; from the coding sequence ATGAACGATGAAAGGGGGAGGGTCGTGCTTGACCGTTCTTCCGCAGAGGCATACGCGAGCTGGTTCAGGTGCCTGGCGGACCCGACGAGGTTGCAGTTGCTGCACCTGCTGGCCACGGAGCGCACACCGGTGACGATCGGGAAGTTGGTGGCTGCACTGGGTGTGGGGCAGTCGACCGTCTCCACCCATGTGCGCCGCCTTGCCGAGTTGGAGTTCGTGTTCGTCGAGCGGGCCGGGACCTCCACTCTGGTGCGTGTGAACCCGGACTGCCTGGCCGAGTTCCCGACCGCTGCCGAGGTGGTCATGGGGCGTGCGCCGGTCCGCCCCGGGGTCAGTGCGCCGGTCTTGGCTCCCTGGCAGGCGGGTGAGGACGGTGAGTGA
- a CDS encoding permease, producing MSERLAAALVDFAVLLVELVVLLVAVSAVMALLARKIGVSRLQGWLGGGRLRGAVKGILLGFITPFCTYSALPAVVGMVNARIQTATLAAFLLSSPVLDPIIVAILIPLFGWQATVAYVAVTCIGVLLAALLADAAHLERGLRPVQAPVTVTVGGGDTAGDPVPTDGACTFAKYDPFTDTARWAGWRTEVRRAMRYALGLARGLMLPLIVSVAIAAAVIGLIPQELITRLTGSGNPLAVPVAAILGAPFYVSTEAFLPIAAALHDSGMSLGAVFALVISAAGVNIPELGLLSKVMAPRLLAACTLAIIGVAVAAGYFIPLI from the coding sequence GTGAGTGAGAGGCTGGCGGCCGCGCTGGTCGATTTCGCTGTCCTGCTGGTCGAGCTGGTGGTTCTGCTGGTCGCGGTGTCAGCCGTCATGGCGTTGCTCGCCCGCAAGATCGGAGTGTCCCGGCTGCAGGGCTGGCTCGGCGGTGGCCGGCTGCGCGGGGCGGTGAAGGGGATCCTGCTCGGGTTCATCACGCCGTTCTGCACCTATTCGGCGCTACCTGCGGTTGTGGGCATGGTCAACGCGCGGATCCAGACGGCGACTCTGGCTGCGTTCCTCCTGTCGTCACCGGTCCTCGACCCGATCATCGTCGCCATCCTCATTCCGCTGTTCGGATGGCAGGCCACCGTCGCCTACGTGGCGGTGACCTGTATCGGCGTGCTGCTGGCCGCGCTGCTCGCCGACGCGGCCCACCTGGAGCGCGGCCTGCGGCCCGTCCAGGCGCCCGTCACGGTCACGGTGGGCGGGGGCGATACGGCCGGAGACCCGGTGCCGACCGACGGCGCCTGCACCTTCGCCAAGTACGACCCGTTCACCGACACCGCCCGATGGGCCGGGTGGCGCACAGAGGTTCGCCGCGCCATGCGTTACGCGCTCGGCCTCGCCCGCGGGCTGATGCTACCGCTGATCGTGTCCGTGGCCATCGCTGCCGCCGTCATCGGCCTGATACCGCAGGAGCTCATCACCCGGCTCACCGGATCGGGCAACCCACTGGCCGTGCCCGTCGCGGCGATACTCGGCGCCCCCTTCTACGTCTCCACCGAGGCGTTCCTGCCCATCGCCGCCGCTTTGCACGACAGCGGTATGAGCCTGGGAGCGGTCTTCGCACTGGTCATCTCCGCAGCAGGGGTCAACATTCCCGAACTCGGCCTGCTGAGCAAGGTCATGGCACCGCGGCTGCTCGCCGCCTGCACCCTCGCCATCATCGGCGTCGCCGTCGCTGCCGGCTACTTCATCCCTCTCATCTGA
- a CDS encoding alpha/beta hydrolase yields the protein MISLTEAVMADESRAVARRLKEAGVRVTTHFYRGTHSPAYWERELRQVMPRLLAP from the coding sequence GTGATCTCGCTGACCGAGGCCGTCATGGCCGACGAGTCCCGCGCCGTGGCCCGTCGCCTCAAAGAAGCCGGAGTCCGCGTCACGACCCACTTCTACCGAGGCACCCACAGCCCCGCGTACTGGGAACGCGAACTGCGACAAGTCATGCCGAGACTGCTCGCCCCGTGA
- a CDS encoding dihydrofolate reductase family protein, which yields MAQLLRVQNFSVSSDGVAAGEDQSFESPFGRAVDPARLFAWAGATASWPNRTEPGGSRGLDDYFTRDYGRNIGAEVMGRNKFGPQRGPWQDHDWCGWWGEEPPFHTPVFVMTHHPRPSFTLSDTTFHFVDGAPATVLERARKAAQGRDVRLGGGVTTIREFLDADLVDTMHVAVSPVKLGSGLRLWESPDELLDRFHLEVVPSSSGVAHHLLWRR from the coding sequence GTGGCTCAGCTGCTGAGAGTCCAGAATTTCAGCGTCTCGAGTGATGGGGTCGCTGCCGGTGAGGACCAGAGTTTCGAGAGCCCGTTCGGCCGCGCCGTCGACCCGGCGAGATTGTTCGCCTGGGCCGGGGCCACGGCCAGCTGGCCCAATCGCACCGAACCTGGTGGGAGCCGGGGCCTGGACGACTACTTCACGCGGGACTACGGGCGCAACATCGGTGCCGAGGTCATGGGGCGCAACAAGTTCGGTCCACAGCGCGGGCCCTGGCAGGACCATGACTGGTGCGGTTGGTGGGGTGAGGAGCCCCCGTTCCACACTCCGGTGTTCGTCATGACTCACCACCCTCGTCCTTCGTTCACGCTCTCCGACACCACATTTCACTTCGTCGACGGCGCCCCGGCTACGGTCCTGGAACGGGCCCGGAAAGCGGCGCAGGGCAGGGACGTCCGTCTCGGTGGCGGGGTCACCACCATCCGGGAGTTCTTGGACGCCGACCTCGTCGACACCATGCACGTAGCGGTCTCACCGGTAAAGCTCGGGTCCGGGTTGCGGCTTTGGGAGTCGCCCGATGAATTGCTCGACCGGTTCCATCTGGAGGTCGTGCCGAGTTCGAGCGGTGTGGCGCACCACCTGCTGTGGCGAAGGTGA